CGGTGCCGAAGGTGGAGTGGGCGCCATCCGGGTGCGTCATCTGGACGGCGGTCTCGACGTCGACGCCCGTCGGCGTCATGCGTGCCAACGCGTTGATTTCGCTGGGTAGGCCGAGGAAATCCACCGTGAATGAGAGGTTGTAGATTCCCAGATCGAGCAGCGCGCCACCACCCAACTCCGGATTCCAGAGCCGGCCCTCAGGGGTGGAATCCAGTGATTGAAAATGATCGGAGAGCAGGAATCGGACATCCCCGAGCGCGCCGGCTGCGATCAATTCATGCATTCGTCGCGTGTGGGGCATGAAGCGAGTGCGCATTGCCTCCATGACGAATCGGCCATGCTGCTGGGCGGTGGCGTGCACTCGACGCACCTGGGCCGCGTTGAGGGCAAGGGGCTTCTCGATGAGCACGTGCTTGCCGCCTTCGAGCATCATGATCGCATGCTCGGCGTGGAATGCGTGCGGGGAGGCGATGTACACGACGTCGACGTCCTCGCGCCGGGCGAGTTCGGCGTAGGTACCCAGCGCCGTCGGAATGTCGTATCGCTGGGCGAACGAAGCGGCACGGTCCAGCGACCGGCTCGCGACGGCCGTGAGCTGCCTGCCGTTGCTCACCAGATCGCCGGCGAAATCTTCTGCGATTCCGCCTGGGGCAAGGATTCCCCATCTCAGGTGCGTGTCAACGTGGGGATCGGTCATCGTTGTTCTCCTGTCGTCTGGGCGATGTGGCGGGGCGGGGCTACCACTGTGCCTGCATCCAATTGAATGCCTCGTCTTGCATGTCCCGGTTGAAGCAGTGGCCGGCGTCGTGCAGCGACGCGCTGAACCGTGAGGGGGAGCGGGCTCGTTCATAGGTGGCCCTGATGATCGAGACGCTCGTGCGAACGCCTGCGGCCGTGAACATCTCGTCGGCCTCCCCGGCCTGGACCAGAAGTGGCTTCGGGGCGGCGGAGGCGGCGACCTGCGGCCAGTCGTATGTCCTGCTCAGTCCAGGTGGGAACATGATCTGGGTGTGCGGCGCAACGAGGTCGTCCAGAAGGTCGTCGTAGGTGCTCATCATCGAGACGATCCCGGTCGCCTTGATGAACGGCTGGGATGCCAGGTAGGCGGCACGCGCACCACCGCCGGAGAAGCCCAGGCACCCTACGCCCCCGGGTAGGACGTCCGGTCGGGACGAGAGATAGGCCGCTGCCAGACGGTCCTCGCTGGCGACCATGCCCGCGAGCGAGGTGCTGAGAAGATTCGCATACTTGCCGAGTACCAGTTCATGGTCCACGGCGCAGCGGTCATACATGTCGGCGGTCAGCGCGCCGTCTCCACGTGAGACGTCGGGGTGACCGGTCACCCGTCGCACCAGCTCCGACGGAAAGGTCGAACTGTCGAATCGGCGGCTTCCCCACATGAAGACATCGTGGACGAGGACCATGAAGCCCTGCCTCGCCAAGGCGTCCGCCCACGGTCTACCACCGTAGAACTCCTGCCAGATCCGAGGCTCGTTCGCGCCCGGGGTGAGCGGGCCGGTGGCGATCTTCTCCTTACCGTAATACTTGATGTGCGAATGGCAGTGGAGGGCCACGACTCCTGGGAGCTGCTCCGTGGAGCCCGAGGGTTTGAGGAGCCACGCCCGGGTCCGGGGGCCGTAACCGACCGACCACGAGAGCTCGACGCCGTCGATTCCGTCGCCGTTCCAGGTGCCGTGTTCGGTCACAGACAGGGCATCGACGATGCCGTCGAAGGCGAGGACATCCAGGAGCGCTCCGGAGGTCGACTCATGTGGGTCGCCGGCCCGGCGCCTCGCCGACGTGACTGCGGCGGGCCAGTCCGAGTAGGAGCCGAGGCCCCGATAATGTGGTGGATCCTGCTCTGTTGCAGCGGCCTCGCGATTCACTTCACGACACCCCACTTCTTCTTGTCGATCGTGATGGCCACGGCGATGATGATCGCGCAACCGTAGATGATCTGTTCGATGGCGGGATCGACGCCGGCAATGCCGAGCCCGACACGGAGCACCGCGATCGTGAGCGCGCCGACGAGCGATCGCAACGGGCCGCCGATACCACCCGTCAGGGCTGTGCCGCCGAGCACGACTGCGGCGATGACCGGCAGCAGGAGGGAGTCGGCGAGGGTCGGGGCACCGCTGTATTGGGTCGACGAGATGACCAACGCGGCAATCCCGGCGGAGAGTCCCGCGGCTCCGAAGGCCAAGATCCGCGCCCTCCTCGTTGCGACCCCTGCCAGTTGCGCGGCCGCTTCGCCCAGGCCGACATAGTGGATCGCTCGCCCGCCCCGTCCGTACTGAATGACCAGTGCGACAAGGACAGTGAGGGTGATCGCCAGGAGTGGGGCGACGGTCAGGCCGCTTGTGATGCGCGCGGTGATCCAGGCGATCGCGCCATGAGAATCGCCCAGGGGGAGAGTCGTGGCCCCGGAGATGACCATGGCGACGGCTCCCCACACCGTCAGCCCGCCGAGGGTGACGATGAAGGTGGGAATCTGCGCCCAGACGGCGATGACGCCGTTGAGGACGCCGATAAGAGTGGTGCACAGCAGGACGAACACGATACCGAGTCCGCCCAGACTCGGGAGCGTCAGGGCGATGATGACGGTGCCGAGTGAGGTGACCGCGGCCTGCGACAGGTCAATCCCTCCGGTGAGAATCGGAAACGTCTGCCCGACGGCGAGGATGATGATCGGAGCCGCCACGTTGAGGACGGTGGTGAGCGAGTTGACGCCCAAGAACGCTGGATGTGCGACAGTCACGCTGGCGACGGCCACCACGAGGACGATGAGCGGCATGAGCAGCCGAACGATCTCCTTGACCTCGAGTCGGCCCGGCGCGAGTACTGGCTTGCCCGCGGATCGGGCCGGACGGGTGGTGGTTGGCACGTTGGGCCGGCTCATACCATTCCTCCTACGAGATCGATCGGGCGTGGCTTGGCCGTGGGGGGCGCGTCGATGGCCGCAGTGATCTCGCCGTCGCGGAAGACGAGCAGCCTGTTGCACAGGCCGATCGCCTCCTCCAGGCTGTCCGCGACCAACAGAATGGTGACGCCCCGGTCACAGGCGTCACGGATCGCCTGGTACACGTCCTCTTTGGCTCCCACGTCCAAGCCGCGGGTCGGGTGGTCCAGGACGAGCACCTTGAGCTTGTCGGAGAGGAGCCATCTGCCGAGAACGACCTTCTGTTGATTGCCGCCGCTGAGGTTCATGATGTCCGTCGACTGCTTCGGGGTGCGGATGGTCAGCTGGTCGATCCACTGTGCGACGAGCTGACGAGCCTTGGACTTGTTCATGACGAGCCCATTGGCGGCTTGAGCCGGGGCGCCCAGGAGCATGTTCTCATCGACGCCGGCGCCATTGATGATTCCTTCTACCTTGCGTTCGGCGGGTACGTATCCGATGCCCGCCTTCACCGCAGCGACGGTCGACGAGAGCTTCGCCGGTTTGCCGTCGATGTTGATCGTGCCCGAGTCGAACGGCTCGGCACCGACGAGTGCGCGGCTCAATGATTCTCGCCCGGAGCCGACGACGCCCACGAGGCCGAGGATCTCTCCCGGGCGCACGGAGAAGGAGATGTCCCCGTACTCTCCACGCCGCGTCAGGTGCGACACCTCGAGAGTAGGGGGGACGTCAGTGACGTCCCGTTGCCGCGTCGTGAGGTAGAACTCCGACGAACTGCTCCGCCCCACCATGAGGCGATGGAGGTCGGCCTCCGTGGTGTGGGCGGGATCCTCCTGTGCCACGACTTTGCCGTCCTTCATGACGACGAGGCGGTTCGATACGCGGAGCACCTCGTCGAGGCGATGGGCCACGAAGATGACCGAGCCGAAACTGCGAATGTGGTCGATCAGGGCGAAGAGGGTTTCCAGATCCTGTCCTTCGAGGACGGAGGTGGGCTCGTCGAGGATGAGGATGGGTGTATCGCTGCCGCTCATCGCCACAGCCGTGGCCTTGGCAATCTCCACCAGCTGTCGCTGGACGAAGGAGAGGTTACGCGTGGGCACGTCGGTCGGCAGTGACACGCCGAGAACATCCAGGGCGGCCCGGGCACGCGCATGGAGGCTCTTCCACCGGAAGACACCGGACTTGAGCGCGTCGCCTTCGATCCCGAGCATGATGTTCTCGGCCACGGTGATGGCCCCGACGAGCGACTGCTCTTGATGCACGATCCCGATTCCGTACCGAGCGGCATCCTTCGGCGAGCGAATCGTAGCCTGGGCGCCGTGCACTGCCAGGGAGCCCGCGTCGGCCGAGTACGCCCCGGAGAGAATCTTCAGGAGGGTGGACTTTCCGGCCCCGTTCTCGCCGACGAGCCCGACGACCTCACCTTTCGGCAGCTGGAACGAGACGTTGTCCAGTGCCCGGACGCCGGGGAAACTCTTGTCGATGCCCTGGGCTTCGAGCGCAATCTCAGCGTTCACTTGACGACCCTTCCTCGTTTGCGAAGCTTCCAGGACGTCACCACGATGGCCACCACGATCACCGCGCCACGGACGCCCAGTTGGACGTGCTGATCGACTTCGCTGAGGATCAGTCCATTCGTCAGGATTCCGATGATGATGGTTCCCAGGAGGGTATTGACGACGCCTCCACTGCCCCCCTGGAGTAGCGTCCCGCCGAGCACGACGGCGGTGATCGCCGCGAACTCCTGACCCAATCCGATGTCGACTGCGCCGACGCCTACCTGCACCGATGCCATGATTCCTGCCAGTGCGAACAGTGCCCCGGCGATCATGAAGGTGAGGACCTTGTATCGGTTGACCGCGACGCCCGCCAGGGTGGCGATCCGCTCGTCCCCACCGATCACGTAGAGCATCCGGCCGAACCGGCTGTTGTTCTGCAGCCACCAGAAGGCGAGGGTGATCACGAGCGCGATCACGATGAGATACGAGACGCCGCCGATCCTGCCGAGGCCCAGCGTGCGCATCTCCGGATCGAGGATTCTCGGGGTGCTCGAACC
The window above is part of the Pseudactinotalea sp. HY158 genome. Proteins encoded here:
- a CDS encoding sugar ABC transporter ATP-binding protein, which codes for MNAEIALEAQGIDKSFPGVRALDNVSFQLPKGEVVGLVGENGAGKSTLLKILSGAYSADAGSLAVHGAQATIRSPKDAARYGIGIVHQEQSLVGAITVAENIMLGIEGDALKSGVFRWKSLHARARAALDVLGVSLPTDVPTRNLSFVQRQLVEIAKATAVAMSGSDTPILILDEPTSVLEGQDLETLFALIDHIRSFGSVIFVAHRLDEVLRVSNRLVVMKDGKVVAQEDPAHTTEADLHRLMVGRSSSSEFYLTTRQRDVTDVPPTLEVSHLTRRGEYGDISFSVRPGEILGLVGVVGSGRESLSRALVGAEPFDSGTINIDGKPAKLSSTVAAVKAGIGYVPAERKVEGIINGAGVDENMLLGAPAQAANGLVMNKSKARQLVAQWIDQLTIRTPKQSTDIMNLSGGNQQKVVLGRWLLSDKLKVLVLDHPTRGLDVGAKEDVYQAIRDACDRGVTILLVADSLEEAIGLCNRLLVFRDGEITAAIDAPPTAKPRPIDLVGGMV
- a CDS encoding Gfo/Idh/MocA family protein: MTDPHVDTHLRWGILAPGGIAEDFAGDLVSNGRQLTAVASRSLDRAASFAQRYDIPTALGTYAELARREDVDVVYIASPHAFHAEHAIMMLEGGKHVLIEKPLALNAAQVRRVHATAQQHGRFVMEAMRTRFMPHTRRMHELIAAGALGDVRFLLSDHFQSLDSTPEGRLWNPELGGGALLDLGIYNLSFTVDFLGLPSEINALARMTPTGVDVETAVQMTHPDGAHSTFGTGMAARGSNRAILIGTAGRFEVAGRFYDSGRMRLIDTSDRVVEDFDAQFDHHGKLFEIEEVERCLVAGLTESPRMTMAESADIHAAMDEIRSQIGLRYPGDAPPTQLTR
- a CDS encoding dienelactone hydrolase family protein is translated as MNREAAATEQDPPHYRGLGSYSDWPAAVTSARRRAGDPHESTSGALLDVLAFDGIVDALSVTEHGTWNGDGIDGVELSWSVGYGPRTRAWLLKPSGSTEQLPGVVALHCHSHIKYYGKEKIATGPLTPGANEPRIWQEFYGGRPWADALARQGFMVLVHDVFMWGSRRFDSSTFPSELVRRVTGHPDVSRGDGALTADMYDRCAVDHELVLGKYANLLSTSLAGMVASEDRLAAAYLSSRPDVLPGGVGCLGFSGGGARAAYLASQPFIKATGIVSMMSTYDDLLDDLVAPHTQIMFPPGLSRTYDWPQVAASAAPKPLLVQAGEADEMFTAAGVRTSVSIIRATYERARSPSRFSASLHDAGHCFNRDMQDEAFNWMQAQW
- a CDS encoding ABC transporter permease → MSTIQEQPSVPASELARGDAHVPRARFGGHALLLAQVAAILVLIAAFSALNSSFFTLGNFQAVANQSAILLVISIGMTLVILVGGIDLSVPGVMGLASLAFTLLVLNDRNSQNLGVLAIIIVLGLGAAIGALTGVVNVKFKVPSFMSSLGVGTIAIGIATLLYGSSTPRILDPEMRTLGLGRIGGVSYLIVIALVITLAFWWLQNNSRFGRMLYVIGGDERIATLAGVAVNRYKVLTFMIAGALFALAGIMASVQVGVGAVDIGLGQEFAAITAVVLGGTLLQGGSGGVVNTLLGTIIIGILTNGLILSEVDQHVQLGVRGAVIVVAIVVTSWKLRKRGRVVK
- a CDS encoding ABC transporter permease codes for the protein MPLIVLVVAVASVTVAHPAFLGVNSLTTVLNVAAPIIILAVGQTFPILTGGIDLSQAAVTSLGTVIIALTLPSLGGLGIVFVLLCTTLIGVLNGVIAVWAQIPTFIVTLGGLTVWGAVAMVISGATTLPLGDSHGAIAWITARITSGLTVAPLLAITLTVLVALVIQYGRGGRAIHYVGLGEAAAQLAGVATRRARILAFGAAGLSAGIAALVISSTQYSGAPTLADSLLLPVIAAVVLGGTALTGGIGGPLRSLVGALTIAVLRVGLGIAGVDPAIEQIIYGCAIIIAVAITIDKKKWGVVK